In Psychrobacter immobilis, a single genomic region encodes these proteins:
- a CDS encoding efflux RND transporter periplasmic adaptor subunit produces the protein MRKISKKSAIKWGVIALIIVALGALAYTFLKPEEEKPSYLTAPVEVGDIENNVMASGKVKALNTVDVGAQVSGEVTNLYVEVGDEVKQGDLIAQIDQVTQKNSLSNEQASLEQSEAALQSAQAESLSKQASLKSAYADLASRQSELKQAQSDFARLQGLLAIDAISQQDYDTQATKVATAQASVANARAAIDTAQAAIATATANINSQQAALRKSQTNVATAQEDLSYTTIRAPISGTVVSVTTEQGTTVNANQTAPTIVTLADLSTVRINAQISEADVINVNAGMPAYFNIIGNPDKQYDATLTAIEPAPEEISKTSSTDSAIYYVGYVEVANPERLFRIDMTAQIYIIIDQAKDTLLVPSAAIQERPARNQTEGQAKTSKVVRVLNDDGTVEPRTVEVGIDNRVNAQILSGLEEGEQVIIGEASAKAPGNRGGGGGTRIPGTPRM, from the coding sequence ATGCGCAAAATAAGCAAAAAGTCTGCTATCAAATGGGGTGTCATCGCCTTAATCATCGTAGCATTAGGGGCTTTGGCCTATACTTTTTTAAAACCAGAGGAAGAAAAACCCAGTTATTTAACCGCACCTGTTGAGGTTGGTGATATCGAAAACAATGTCATGGCATCAGGTAAAGTTAAAGCACTTAATACCGTCGATGTCGGTGCACAGGTTTCTGGTGAGGTCACAAACCTCTATGTAGAAGTGGGTGACGAGGTGAAACAAGGCGATTTGATTGCACAGATTGATCAAGTGACTCAGAAGAACAGCCTGAGCAATGAACAAGCCAGTCTTGAGCAAAGTGAAGCCGCGCTACAAAGTGCGCAAGCAGAATCGTTAAGCAAACAAGCGAGTCTAAAAAGTGCCTATGCCGATCTTGCCAGCCGTCAGTCTGAGCTCAAACAAGCACAGTCTGACTTTGCGCGCTTGCAAGGCTTACTGGCTATCGATGCGATATCGCAGCAGGATTATGATACGCAAGCGACAAAGGTTGCTACCGCTCAGGCATCAGTAGCCAATGCCCGCGCTGCTATTGATACAGCACAAGCCGCCATTGCAACAGCCACTGCAAACATCAATAGCCAACAAGCAGCATTACGAAAGTCTCAAACCAATGTCGCAACGGCTCAAGAAGACCTTAGCTATACAACGATTCGCGCGCCAATATCAGGTACTGTCGTCTCAGTGACCACAGAGCAAGGCACGACGGTCAATGCCAATCAAACAGCCCCGACCATCGTAACTTTAGCAGATTTGTCTACTGTTAGAATCAACGCACAAATCTCCGAAGCCGATGTTATCAATGTCAATGCTGGTATGCCCGCCTACTTTAATATCATCGGTAATCCAGACAAGCAGTATGATGCGACACTGACAGCTATTGAGCCGGCACCCGAGGAAATTAGCAAGACCAGCTCAACCGATTCTGCAATCTACTATGTTGGCTACGTAGAAGTAGCTAACCCTGAGCGATTATTTCGTATTGATATGACCGCCCAGATTTATATCATCATCGATCAAGCCAAAGATACCCTACTTGTACCATCAGCAGCCATACAAGAAAGACCCGCGAGAAATCAAACTGAAGGTCAAGCAAAAACCAGCAAGGTTGTACGCGTACTAAATGATGACGGCACAGTAGAACCTCGCACAGTAGAAGTGGGCATTGATAACCGAGTAAATGCGCAAATTTTAAGCGGATTGGAAGAAGGTGAGCAAGTCATCATCGGCGAAGCTAGTGCCAAAGCTCCAGGTAACCGTGGTGGTGGTGGTGGTACTCGTATACCTGGTACTCCAAGGATGTAA
- a CDS encoding phosphomannomutase/phosphoglucomutase — protein MPSFAAQQCLFRAYDIRGSRQHFTTDFIQALGKAFAQLYSAADCNSTAAPVKVCLPKPSIDRKRTVIVLGYDVRLGSNIIAQRLANILTEYGLQVIQLGLITTPMMVFWAEQYSGHGIIVTASHSAKDILGIKWLVNHQSPSHAEIQLLWQKTRSTYACHLNHAQAQVDAQNTLKNTTAKSICNQPFNLSDAQVATTYIEAIAQVFKQIHPCNKPLLKDNQQPSGTLDVVVVIDCMHGATSNIAQRLFEHFCQQVIMINDTADGSFPSGNPDPTEPHRLKQLQRSVRQHQADIGIAFDGDGDRLMIVDNSGKVVTPDHLLYLLAQVALTEHPESLCSKGRGHSQLPSQILFDIKCSHHLPKLLSELGATPVLSKTGSSFMRRQMQQSAGQIVFAGELSGHFIFNDSRFIIYDDAMYAALRLLHWLAAYDAHGKKSLTDITEQLPAMVSTADHYLPMPKTLRKDDALVVQLTKFCQYLRQLVEATVAEDSGDHWIATSQPSLCRCSMSRQYMTSKQAKCLLPVGTKLSCIDGVRLDFDHGFGVLRQSNTSHNLTARFAGDSIEDLRDIQAKFAALCRPFDKKLAEQIVAIPAE, from the coding sequence ATGCCGTCTTTTGCTGCGCAGCAATGCTTATTTCGTGCTTATGATATTCGTGGTTCACGCCAGCATTTTACCACTGACTTTATTCAAGCATTGGGCAAGGCATTTGCTCAGCTTTATAGTGCCGCAGATTGCAACTCAACCGCAGCTCCTGTCAAGGTCTGCCTACCAAAACCAAGTATCGACCGCAAAAGAACCGTCATTGTGCTTGGTTATGATGTGCGTCTCGGTAGTAATATTATCGCTCAGAGATTGGCTAATATACTGACTGAATATGGCTTACAAGTTATCCAGCTGGGGTTAATTACTACCCCCATGATGGTTTTTTGGGCAGAGCAATATTCTGGTCATGGCATCATCGTTACCGCCAGTCATTCTGCTAAAGACATTTTAGGTATTAAATGGTTGGTCAACCATCAATCTCCGAGCCATGCAGAGATTCAGTTGCTTTGGCAAAAAACACGGTCTACCTATGCTTGCCACCTCAATCACGCTCAAGCACAGGTTGATGCTCAAAATACGCTGAAAAATACAACTGCTAAATCTATTTGTAATCAACCTTTCAATTTATCTGATGCACAAGTCGCGACGACTTATATTGAGGCTATCGCTCAAGTCTTTAAGCAAATCCATCCCTGTAATAAACCACTTCTCAAAGATAACCAACAACCATCTGGCACCCTTGATGTGGTGGTGGTCATAGACTGCATGCATGGCGCGACCAGTAATATCGCCCAGCGTTTATTTGAGCATTTTTGCCAGCAGGTCATCATGATTAATGACACCGCAGATGGCAGTTTTCCCTCTGGCAATCCTGATCCCACTGAACCACACCGTCTTAAACAATTACAGCGAAGTGTGCGTCAACATCAAGCAGATATAGGTATCGCTTTTGATGGCGATGGCGATCGCTTAATGATCGTCGATAATAGCGGTAAAGTTGTCACGCCCGATCACTTGCTATATTTATTAGCGCAAGTAGCACTGACCGAACACCCCGAATCGCTGTGTTCTAAAGGCCGAGGCCATTCACAACTGCCCTCTCAAATCCTTTTTGATATTAAATGCTCCCATCATCTACCGAAACTCTTGTCTGAGCTTGGCGCAACACCTGTGCTCAGTAAAACGGGCAGCAGCTTTATGCGCCGACAGATGCAGCAGTCTGCTGGTCAAATCGTCTTTGCAGGTGAATTGTCAGGGCATTTCATATTTAACGATAGCCGCTTTATTATTTATGATGACGCCATGTACGCGGCCTTGCGATTGCTGCATTGGCTAGCGGCTTACGATGCTCACGGTAAAAAATCTCTGACTGATATTACAGAGCAATTGCCTGCTATGGTCAGTACGGCGGATCATTATTTGCCGATGCCTAAAACCCTTAGAAAAGACGATGCTCTCGTCGTACAGCTGACCAAATTTTGTCAGTATTTACGCCAGCTCGTGGAAGCGACCGTGGCAGAAGATTCTGGTGATCATTGGATAGCTACTAGCCAGCCATCGCTTTGCCGTTGTTCGATGAGTCGGCAATATATGACGTCCAAGCAAGCCAAATGCTTATTGCCAGTGGGGACGAAGCTGAGCTGTATTGATGGCGTGCGTTTGGATTTCGACCATGGTTTTGGGGTGCTCCGCCAATCAAACACCAGTCACAATCTTACCGCACGCTTTGCTGGTGATAGCATAGAAGACTTACGCGACATCCAAGCAAAATTTGCCGCTTTATGTCGCCCATTTGATAAAAAACTAGCGGAACAAATTGTCGCTATTCCTGCCGAATAG
- the leuS gene encoding leucine--tRNA ligase yields MSNTVTSDQAENNHYNPQAIEAAQQAKWATDKRFEVSNEPSDKPSRYMLSMFPYPSGKLHMGHVRNYTISDVLSRYYRLKGYEVMQPMGWDGFGLPAENAAIANQTPPAKWTFANIDSMRAQLKLLGLSIDWSREFATCSPEYYQWEQWLFLQLYKKGLVYKKLSTVNWDPVDNTVLANEQVIDGKGWRSGAAVEKRDIPMYYFNITDYADELLDDLDQLEGHWPSEVLTMQRNWIGRSAGMEVHFPYELAGETNTLDVFTTRPDTLMGVTYVAVAAEHPLAQYAAEHDEAIAQFCALCKKGSVAEADLAKAEKIGMATGLTVTHPLTGEEVPVWVANYVLMSYGSGAVMAVPAHDERDYEFAIKYSLPIKQVIDIPVGYFDALEADAKANDTEINRAYTERNTLVNSGEFDGLDFEQAFEAMLTKLEPQELAKKKIQYRLRDWGVSRQRYWGCPIPMVNCEHCGTVPVEEQDLPVVLPTDVVPDGRGNPLKNIPEFVNTTCPKCGNPAERETDTFDTFVESSWYYARFASPNDAQSMVNKSAANKWLPVDQYIGGVEHAVMHLLYARFFHKLMRDEDLVSGNEPFANLMTQGMVLAGTFYRLNADGSTTYYFAEDIDIDYDERGQPIKAILKSDGQPVTIGKIEKMSKSKNNGVDPQITIDKYGADTVRLYTLFTAPADQTLEWSDDALKGPYNFVKKVWRIATEHMQALTAANLSIETLNNEALNTDGLSKEAKNLRRKTHETIAKIDSDLGDRLALNTPVSSLMELANELTGFKANSKQDLQVQHEALTDLLIMLSVYAPHIGEHLLEQLGLDTVTLNYPEVDKNALVQDMITMVVQVNGKMRGKMDVAPNSDPEQLKAQARSMESVAKFLTGDIKKEIVVPNKLVNIVVVG; encoded by the coding sequence ATGAGCAATACTGTGACATCTGACCAAGCTGAAAATAATCATTATAACCCACAAGCGATAGAAGCGGCGCAGCAAGCCAAATGGGCAACTGATAAACGCTTTGAAGTGAGCAATGAGCCAAGCGATAAGCCAAGTCGCTATATGCTGTCGATGTTCCCTTACCCAAGCGGTAAGCTGCATATGGGTCACGTGCGTAACTATACCATCTCTGATGTACTGAGCCGTTACTATCGCCTCAAGGGCTATGAGGTCATGCAGCCTATGGGCTGGGATGGTTTTGGCTTGCCAGCAGAAAACGCGGCGATTGCCAATCAGACGCCACCTGCCAAATGGACGTTTGCCAATATTGACAGCATGCGCGCGCAGCTTAAACTGCTTGGTTTATCAATCGACTGGTCACGTGAATTTGCCACTTGTAGCCCTGAGTATTATCAGTGGGAACAATGGTTGTTTTTACAGCTATACAAAAAAGGCTTAGTCTACAAAAAACTGTCGACAGTCAACTGGGATCCTGTTGACAATACCGTCTTAGCCAACGAGCAAGTCATCGATGGTAAAGGCTGGCGTAGTGGCGCTGCGGTCGAAAAGCGCGACATTCCGATGTATTACTTCAATATCACCGATTATGCAGACGAATTGCTCGATGATTTGGATCAGCTAGAAGGTCACTGGCCATCAGAAGTATTGACCATGCAGCGCAACTGGATTGGTCGTAGCGCAGGCATGGAAGTACACTTCCCTTATGAGCTTGCTGGCGAGACCAATACCTTAGATGTGTTCACTACTCGCCCTGATACTTTAATGGGTGTGACTTATGTGGCGGTCGCCGCCGAACATCCGCTAGCGCAGTATGCGGCTGAGCATGATGAAGCGATTGCGCAATTCTGTGCGCTTTGCAAGAAAGGCTCAGTTGCAGAAGCAGACCTAGCTAAAGCTGAAAAAATCGGCATGGCTACTGGTCTTACGGTCACGCACCCACTCACTGGCGAAGAAGTGCCAGTATGGGTTGCCAACTATGTGCTTATGAGCTACGGCTCAGGCGCGGTGATGGCTGTCCCTGCTCATGATGAGCGTGATTATGAATTTGCGATTAAATACAGCTTACCCATTAAACAAGTCATCGATATCCCTGTCGGCTATTTCGATGCGTTGGAAGCAGATGCAAAGGCGAACGATACTGAGATTAATCGTGCTTATACCGAACGCAATACTTTGGTCAATTCAGGTGAATTTGATGGTTTAGACTTTGAGCAAGCATTTGAAGCGATGCTGACCAAACTAGAACCACAAGAGCTTGCAAAGAAAAAAATCCAATACCGTCTCCGTGATTGGGGTGTTTCTCGCCAGCGTTATTGGGGCTGTCCTATCCCAATGGTAAACTGTGAGCATTGCGGCACCGTACCTGTCGAAGAGCAAGATTTGCCCGTTGTCTTGCCGACTGATGTCGTTCCTGATGGTCGCGGAAATCCGTTAAAAAACATTCCAGAGTTTGTCAATACGACATGTCCTAAATGCGGTAATCCTGCTGAGCGCGAAACCGATACCTTTGATACCTTTGTGGAGTCAAGCTGGTACTATGCACGCTTTGCAAGCCCAAATGATGCGCAAAGCATGGTCAATAAATCTGCCGCCAATAAGTGGCTGCCTGTCGATCAATACATCGGCGGTGTTGAGCATGCGGTAATGCATCTACTTTATGCACGCTTCTTCCATAAACTGATGCGTGATGAAGACTTGGTGTCAGGAAATGAACCGTTTGCTAATTTGATGACGCAAGGCATGGTATTGGCAGGGACATTCTATCGCCTAAATGCGGATGGCAGTACCACCTACTATTTTGCAGAAGACATTGATATCGACTATGACGAACGTGGTCAACCGATTAAAGCCATCTTAAAATCTGATGGGCAGCCCGTCACCATTGGCAAAATCGAAAAAATGTCTAAGTCAAAAAACAACGGTGTCGATCCGCAAATTACCATCGATAAATACGGCGCTGATACCGTTCGTCTCTATACGCTCTTCACCGCGCCTGCGGATCAAACGCTAGAATGGTCGGATGATGCGCTCAAAGGCCCTTATAACTTCGTCAAAAAAGTATGGCGTATTGCTACTGAACACATGCAAGCGCTTACTGCCGCGAACCTAAGTATCGAGACGCTGAACAATGAAGCTTTGAACACTGATGGCTTAAGCAAAGAAGCCAAAAACTTACGCCGTAAAACCCATGAAACCATTGCTAAAATCGATAGTGATTTGGGTGATCGTTTGGCATTAAACACGCCTGTGTCAAGTTTGATGGAGCTTGCCAACGAGCTGACTGGCTTTAAGGCCAATAGCAAGCAAGACCTACAGGTACAGCATGAGGCATTGACGGATCTGCTGATTATGCTATCCGTATATGCGCCGCACATTGGTGAACATTTACTTGAGCAATTGGGTTTAGATACCGTTACCTTGAATTATCCAGAAGTTGATAAAAATGCTCTGGTACAAGATATGATCACGATGGTGGTACAGGTCAATGGTAAAATGCGCGGTAAAATGGACGTAGCCCCAAATAGCGATCCAGAACAGCTAAAAGCACAAGCACGTTCAATGGAAAGTGTGGCAAAATTCTTGACTGGCGACATCAAAAAAGAAATCGTCGTCCCTAATAAGCTGGTAAACATCGTGGTGGTAGGCTAG
- the dut gene encoding dUTP diphosphatase, producing MQAVQVKVLNPKITEDKAFSLPTRATDGSAGIDLRACIDEPLTIKAGATHLIGTGLAVYIQDPNFAGMILPRSGLGHKHGIVLGNLVGLIDADYQGELMVSIWNRSNEDFVLNPAERMAQYVVVPVARPEFEVVSEFSDTSARGAGGFGHSGRQ from the coding sequence ATGCAAGCTGTACAAGTTAAAGTATTAAACCCCAAAATTACTGAAGATAAAGCGTTCTCGTTACCGACACGCGCCACTGATGGCAGCGCTGGTATCGACTTGCGCGCTTGTATTGATGAGCCATTGACGATTAAAGCAGGTGCCACGCATTTAATTGGTACTGGTTTGGCGGTTTATATCCAAGATCCTAACTTTGCAGGAATGATTTTACCGCGCTCAGGTCTCGGTCATAAGCACGGTATCGTCTTGGGTAATTTGGTTGGCTTGATTGATGCCGATTATCAAGGTGAGCTGATGGTCAGTATTTGGAATCGTAGTAATGAAGACTTTGTGTTGAATCCTGCGGAACGTATGGCACAATATGTCGTCGTACCCGTTGCCCGCCCTGAGTTTGAAGTGGTATCAGAGTTTAGTGATACCAGTGCACGTGGTGCAGGCGGCTTTGGACATTCAGGCCGCCAGTAA
- a CDS encoding LPS-assembly lipoprotein LptE: MSYKYRAGQSPKASLSKKDAFAKKSNGQKLAAAFLTALPMFTLLGATAAISGCGFQLRGYDAPMLLDVAKTAVILEDNRTSFPLKLPLTRRLKTLGVDVIDNMTAADVASNNKQASAEPIAAITINNVRFKRYELVGVLTEIRLVLSADVSYQTMENGKPITLSNPIQVERSYQYNEASVSTDDQQGDQIRDWLYDSLARRITDQYVAISLPKVSSSGVRQSVQSGNGSTSIAVVVPNP, translated from the coding sequence ATGTCGTATAAATATCGAGCAGGTCAGTCCCCCAAAGCCAGCTTAAGCAAAAAAGACGCTTTTGCCAAAAAATCAAACGGACAAAAACTGGCGGCGGCTTTTCTGACTGCCCTGCCAATGTTTACGCTACTAGGTGCAACGGCAGCTATTAGTGGCTGCGGCTTTCAATTACGTGGCTATGACGCACCAATGCTGCTTGATGTCGCCAAAACAGCCGTGATTCTCGAAGACAATCGCACCTCATTTCCGCTTAAGCTGCCATTGACAAGACGCCTAAAAACTTTAGGTGTGGATGTCATTGACAACATGACAGCAGCTGATGTTGCGAGCAATAACAAACAAGCAAGTGCTGAACCCATTGCCGCTATCACCATCAATAACGTGCGTTTTAAGCGTTATGAGCTGGTCGGTGTCTTGACAGAGATACGCTTGGTACTTTCAGCAGATGTCAGCTATCAGACCATGGAAAATGGCAAACCAATTACGCTAAGCAACCCCATCCAAGTCGAGCGTAGCTATCAATATAATGAAGCGTCGGTGAGCACTGATGATCAGCAAGGCGATCAAATTCGTGACTGGCTCTATGACAGTTTAGCACGCCGAATTACTGATCAATATGTCGCCATCTCCCTACCAAAGGTCAGCTCTTCTGGAGTCAGACAATCTGTGCAAAGCGGTAATGGCTCAACGTCGATCGCGGTGGTAGTGCCAAACCCATAA
- the argB gene encoding acetylglutamate kinase yields MTLNLDDAKNTAEVLTTALPYIQRFVDKLIVVKYGGNAMTDPALESSFARDIVLLKTVGIHPVVVHGGGPQVDNLLKELGRQSDRIDGMRVTDKSTMDIVEMVLGGSVNKSIVSLINKHGGRAIGLTGKDANLILAKKLMMEKIGADGIAVPVDLGFVGDVVSVNKDVINMLIASDFIPVIAPLGVDSEGNTYNINADLVAGKVAEFLQAEKLMLLTNIKGVLGRDGEVVTGLTPKKVDSLIEDGTISGGMIPKIQCALDAVRSGVKSAVIVDGRVPHATLLEIFTNEGVGTLISRDLGSSLAE; encoded by the coding sequence ATGACGCTTAATTTAGATGATGCCAAAAACACTGCTGAAGTATTGACCACAGCGCTGCCTTATATCCAGCGCTTTGTCGATAAGCTTATCGTGGTCAAATACGGCGGCAATGCGATGACGGATCCTGCGCTTGAAAGCTCATTTGCCCGCGACATCGTCTTGTTAAAAACCGTTGGCATTCATCCCGTGGTCGTGCATGGCGGTGGTCCACAAGTGGATAATTTGTTAAAAGAGTTGGGGCGTCAGTCAGACCGTATCGATGGGATGCGCGTCACCGATAAAAGCACCATGGATATTGTCGAGATGGTTTTGGGTGGTAGTGTCAACAAATCTATTGTTAGCTTAATCAACAAGCACGGTGGCCGCGCTATCGGTTTGACGGGTAAAGATGCCAATTTAATCCTAGCCAAAAAACTGATGATGGAAAAAATTGGCGCAGATGGGATTGCTGTGCCCGTAGATTTAGGGTTTGTCGGTGATGTGGTCAGTGTCAATAAAGACGTGATTAACATGCTCATTGCCTCTGACTTTATTCCCGTCATCGCGCCACTTGGGGTCGATAGCGAAGGCAATACGTACAATATCAATGCCGACTTGGTTGCAGGTAAAGTAGCCGAATTCTTACAAGCTGAAAAGCTCATGCTTCTAACCAATATCAAAGGTGTGCTGGGTCGTGACGGCGAAGTCGTGACTGGACTCACACCAAAGAAAGTCGACAGCCTCATTGAAGACGGCACTATCTCAGGCGGCATGATTCCCAAAATCCAATGTGCACTTGATGCGGTACGTAGCGGTGTAAAAAGCGCGGTGATCGTCGATGGTCGCGTGCCTCATGCCACACTGTTAGAGATTTTTACCAATGAAGGGGTTGGTACATTAATCAGTCGTGATTTAGGTTCATCATTGGCCGAGTAG
- a CDS encoding Imm63 family immunity protein, translated as MMLNHQQVQDIVNDYGRKIGLSTNDVILRKKPSGFGEPHLEISDDYYHYVVCERGSELTRKSSRDVDDFIYRFFETTTSMIASEYQQQNTVIGEDQRIICFRKQIELMTKLSYEWGKRKEVDISEILQNAPYSVNKITWLNKLLNFFNQSNGKQPLT; from the coding sequence ATGATGTTAAATCATCAGCAAGTTCAAGATATAGTTAATGATTATGGTAGAAAAATAGGGTTGAGTACCAATGATGTGATCTTAAGAAAAAAGCCATCTGGATTCGGGGAACCACATTTAGAGATAAGTGATGACTATTACCATTATGTAGTATGTGAACGAGGTAGCGAACTCACTAGAAAGTCTTCTAGGGACGTAGATGATTTTATCTATAGGTTTTTTGAGACGACAACTTCTATGATAGCGAGTGAGTATCAACAGCAAAACACTGTCATCGGTGAGGATCAAAGAATAATTTGCTTTCGTAAACAAATCGAACTTATGACTAAATTAAGCTATGAGTGGGGTAAAAGAAAAGAGGTTGATATATCAGAAATTTTACAGAACGCTCCTTATTCAGTTAACAAAATTACTTGGCTAAATAAGTTATTGAATTTTTTCAACCAATCAAACGGCAAACAGCCGCTTACCTGA
- the holA gene encoding DNA polymerase III subunit delta, translated as MQDTFIQAYPKLLQPSVAVAGLWLAHGDEPLLSQWLIDALRPHWRAQNYAIKRIELISVKSWQEVLSELGSQSLFDDASALIVTGNHKPDKAVITELERFAVEAQTGTHSHSLLWLTPKQDKRAQSSKWFTPFAQYGHVIDCNLYNEQQRQQLLQIQAQQFGLRLSQEAWQLLMSHTEHHLLSAYQTLWRLSYLFAPQLVAKNIKASQQTDHSTQLPNNVALDIKDLQAALVSDAQFSVFDLSDAMLAGNSTQVAKIMFQLKATDEPTTLVLWAVSKDMRQIMQLMDGQDPQALGIWRSKQGLYQQACRRQSKTQTAEWPALLYKCDQAIKGLVRQPAWELLLQAALELSGKRLFAV; from the coding sequence ATGCAAGATACCTTTATACAAGCCTACCCAAAGCTACTACAGCCTTCCGTTGCAGTCGCGGGCTTGTGGCTGGCGCATGGTGATGAGCCACTACTCAGTCAATGGCTCATCGATGCCCTGCGACCACATTGGCGCGCGCAGAATTACGCGATCAAGCGTATTGAGCTGATATCAGTCAAGAGCTGGCAAGAAGTATTGTCAGAGCTTGGTAGCCAGTCTTTATTTGATGATGCCAGTGCACTCATCGTGACGGGTAACCATAAGCCTGACAAGGCGGTCATCACTGAGCTTGAGCGCTTTGCCGTTGAAGCTCAAACAGGGACGCACAGTCATAGTTTATTATGGCTCACGCCCAAACAAGACAAGCGAGCGCAGAGCAGCAAGTGGTTTACGCCATTTGCTCAATATGGTCATGTCATTGATTGCAATTTATATAATGAGCAGCAACGACAGCAGCTACTGCAAATACAAGCTCAGCAGTTTGGTTTACGGCTATCGCAAGAAGCCTGGCAGCTGCTTATGTCGCATACTGAGCACCATCTGCTAAGCGCTTATCAGACCTTATGGCGGCTCTCCTATTTATTTGCGCCGCAGCTAGTCGCTAAGAATATTAAAGCTAGTCAACAGACTGACCATTCTACACAACTTCCAAACAATGTTGCCTTAGACATTAAGGATTTACAAGCCGCGTTGGTCAGTGATGCACAGTTTAGCGTCTTTGATTTATCGGATGCCATGCTTGCCGGTAACAGCACTCAAGTCGCCAAAATCATGTTTCAGCTGAAAGCCACCGACGAGCCAACCACCTTGGTATTATGGGCGGTTAGTAAAGACATGCGGCAAATTATGCAATTGATGGATGGGCAAGATCCGCAAGCGCTTGGTATTTGGCGTAGCAAACAAGGGTTGTACCAACAAGCTTGCCGTCGCCAGTCAAAAACTCAAACGGCTGAATGGCCTGCCCTGCTTTATAAATGTGACCAAGCCATCAAAGGACTCGTGCGTCAGCCAGCGTGGGAGTTATTATTGCAGGCAGCGCTTGAGTTGTCAGGTAAGCGGCTGTTTGCCGTTTGA
- a CDS encoding Spx/MgsR family RNA polymerase-binding regulatory protein: MTITIYGIKSCSTMKKAFTKLDELGVSYEFHDYKKQGIDKDSVQRWVAKLGIDKVLNKRGTTWRKLEDAQKQAADASLDNAIDLLVENTSMIKRPIVEGELTDKNRIILLCGYDEAEFDKVFS; the protein is encoded by the coding sequence ATGACCATCACTATTTACGGTATCAAATCGTGCAGCACCATGAAAAAAGCCTTTACCAAACTAGACGAGCTCGGTGTCAGCTATGAATTTCATGATTATAAAAAACAAGGTATCGATAAAGATAGCGTTCAGCGTTGGGTAGCTAAATTAGGCATCGATAAAGTGCTTAATAAACGCGGTACGACATGGCGTAAGCTAGAAGATGCTCAAAAGCAAGCGGCTGATGCTAGTCTAGATAACGCCATTGATTTGCTCGTAGAAAATACCAGTATGATTAAGCGTCCGATAGTTGAAGGTGAGCTGACTGATAAAAATAGGATTATACTACTATGCGGTTATGATGAAGCTGAGTTTGATAAAGTTTTTTCGTAA